Proteins encoded by one window of Chryseobacterium sp. POL2:
- a CDS encoding helix-turn-helix domain-containing protein translates to MKKQLVLPRYKNALGQMGEQIKLARKRRKLTAVQVAERADISRSTLSLIEKGEPSVAMGAYFNVLRVLGLQDDFLKLAADDTFGRKLQDLDLL, encoded by the coding sequence ATGAAGAAGCAACTTGTTTTACCTAGATATAAAAACGCCTTGGGACAAATGGGAGAGCAAATTAAACTTGCTCGTAAACGTCGCAAATTAACGGCGGTGCAAGTCGCAGAAAGGGCAGATATTTCGCGTTCTACCTTAAGTTTAATAGAGAAAGGAGAACCTAGTGTGGCGATGGGGGCTTATTTTAATGTACTTCGTGTCTTAGGCTTACAAGATGATTTTTTAAAGTTAGCTGCTGACGATACGTTCGGGAGAAAATTACAAGATTTAGACTTATTATAA
- a CDS encoding type II toxin-antitoxin system HipA family toxin, with product MAVQKTDIYVYADWLGLEGPLLMGILSAHQAKGRKAFSFSYDKQWLKSGHQYQLDPDLHLYTGPQFANEKENFGLFLDSMPDTWGRTLMKRREAQMAKLKGEKAKTLYDIDFLLGVYDDTRMGALRFKLDPNDDFLDNDTEKATPPWSTARELQQAVVHYENDIDNEAMSKWLQLLIAPGSSLGGARPKANILDENKHPWIAKFPSKNDTIDKAAWEYLAYQLAIQSGITMAECKIEKIKGSYHTFFTKRFDRVGTHRIHFASAMTMTGNNEETIKHQPASYLDLVEFIQTKGTHIKENLAQLWRRIIFNIAISNTDDHLRNHGFILTKEGWILSPAYDLNPSIDKDGLALNVDMDNNALDFDLAKSVGEYFRLTPKEMDQIIEEVTAVVKNWQAIAKQIGIPRAEQELMASAFYT from the coding sequence ATGGCTGTACAAAAAACAGATATTTATGTGTATGCAGATTGGCTGGGGCTAGAAGGTCCTCTGCTCATGGGCATTTTATCAGCCCATCAAGCCAAGGGGCGTAAAGCGTTCAGCTTTTCGTACGATAAGCAATGGCTTAAGTCTGGTCACCAATATCAGTTAGATCCCGATTTACATCTATACACAGGGCCACAATTTGCCAACGAAAAAGAAAATTTTGGTCTTTTTTTGGACAGTATGCCTGATACTTGGGGACGTACCTTAATGAAAAGACGTGAAGCCCAAATGGCCAAACTAAAAGGTGAAAAAGCAAAAACGCTATACGATATCGACTTCTTGTTGGGTGTATATGATGATACGCGAATGGGCGCCTTGCGTTTTAAACTAGATCCAAATGACGATTTTTTAGATAACGATACAGAAAAAGCGACACCACCTTGGTCTACTGCGCGAGAGTTACAACAAGCTGTCGTTCATTACGAAAATGACATTGACAATGAAGCCATGAGCAAATGGTTGCAACTATTAATCGCACCTGGTTCTTCTTTGGGAGGAGCACGTCCGAAAGCGAATATTTTAGATGAGAACAAGCATCCTTGGATCGCTAAATTTCCATCTAAAAATGATACAATAGATAAAGCGGCTTGGGAATATTTAGCGTATCAATTAGCGATACAATCCGGTATAACTATGGCCGAATGTAAAATAGAGAAGATTAAGGGATCGTATCATACTTTTTTTACCAAACGTTTTGATCGTGTAGGTACTCATCGAATTCATTTTGCATCTGCGATGACCATGACTGGTAATAATGAAGAAACCATCAAACATCAGCCGGCCAGTTATTTAGATTTAGTGGAGTTTATCCAAACTAAGGGAACTCATATCAAAGAGAATTTAGCGCAATTGTGGAGAAGAATCATTTTTAATATTGCCATATCCAATACCGACGACCATTTACGAAATCATGGGTTTATTTTAACGAAAGAGGGTTGGATTTTATCACCTGCTTATGATTTGAATCCATCGATAGATAAAGACGGTTTGGCGTTGAATGTAGACATGGATAATAATGCCTTAGATTTTGATTTAGCGAAAAGTGTCGGTGAATATTTTCGATTGACACCCAAAGAAATGGATCAGATAATTGAAGAAGTGACCGCTGTCGTTAAAAATTGGCAAGCGATTGCAAAACAAATTGGCATTCCACGAGCAGAACAAGAATTAATGGCAAGTGCATTTTATACATAA
- a CDS encoding nucleotidyl transferase AbiEii/AbiGii toxin family protein has product MWINLSTEQKIQVLEQTGIAKGLPAFVIEKDWWVCILLRAIFQSKYADSIIFKGGTSLSKAYHLIDRFSEDIDLIIDRHLLGFDILDSGSKIKKLRKASGSFIINEFRQELMHQLQQMGISKEDYEIQYNEHVDDTSDPNTLEIHYHSVVPVSNVYIQQRVLLEMGARSLTEPAETKPIISFIDENYKGLPFAEETFNVQVVVPTRTFIEKTLLLHEEFSKPIDKIRTDRLTRHFYDLDKMMTAGYGEQAIEDDELFQTIVEHRKNVNPLRGLDYSNHQKGKLSIIPPDEVISKWEEDYKTMQENMIVGESLSWDELLQRLKNIENAFNQI; this is encoded by the coding sequence ATGTGGATTAATCTTTCTACTGAACAAAAAATACAAGTATTAGAACAAACAGGTATTGCCAAAGGTTTACCTGCTTTTGTGATTGAAAAAGATTGGTGGGTTTGCATATTATTAAGGGCTATTTTTCAATCAAAATACGCAGATTCCATTATTTTTAAGGGAGGTACCTCTTTAAGTAAAGCCTATCATTTAATAGATCGTTTTTCGGAAGATATTGATTTAATTATTGATCGGCATTTGTTAGGATTTGACATTCTTGATTCAGGTTCAAAAATAAAAAAATTGCGTAAAGCCTCAGGTTCCTTTATCATTAATGAATTTAGACAAGAATTGATGCATCAATTACAGCAAATGGGGATTTCAAAAGAAGATTATGAAATACAATATAACGAGCACGTAGACGATACAAGTGATCCCAATACATTAGAAATTCATTATCACTCTGTTGTACCCGTCAGCAATGTCTACATTCAACAGCGTGTTTTGTTAGAAATGGGAGCAAGATCTTTAACAGAACCAGCAGAAACAAAACCAATCATCTCATTTATAGACGAGAACTATAAGGGTTTACCTTTTGCAGAAGAAACTTTTAATGTACAGGTGGTTGTTCCTACACGTACTTTTATAGAAAAGACTTTATTACTTCATGAAGAATTTTCGAAACCTATTGATAAAATCAGAACCGATAGATTAACACGTCATTTTTATGATTTAGATAAAATGATGACAGCTGGTTATGGGGAACAAGCCATTGAAGATGACGAACTATTCCAAACCATCGTTGAGCATCGTAAAAACGTTAATCCATTAAGAGGTTTAGATTATTCAAATCATCAAAAAGGAAAACTAAGCATTATTCCACCCGATGAAGTGATTTCAAAATGGGAAGAAGATTATAAAACGATGCAAGAAAATATGATTGTTGGAGAAAGTTTATCTTGGGATGAACTTTTACAAAGATTGAAAAATATCGAAAATGCTTTCAATCAAATTTAA